One genomic region from Halococcus qingdaonensis encodes:
- the gdhB gene encoding glutamate dehydrogenase GdhB, with the protein MSSDTTPQADRTESRDQSDDAESALQTVVDQLSEVAEQIDLDPNVVERLSHPNSVYEVTVPIERDDGSIEVFTGYRAQHDSVRGPYKGGVRYNPSITRDECVALSMAMTWKCAVMDIPFGGAKGGVQANPKDLSEREHERLTRRFTHEIGDIIGPMTDIPAPDMGTDAQTMAWIMDAYSTNVGETKPGVVTGKPMSIGGSEGREGAPGRSVALIARKAAEYYDWSLDDTTIAVQGYGSVGAKAARLLDDWGADIVAVSDVKGVRYEPDGIDTMAVPSFEEEPEAVTDDADEVLAPEQLFELDVDMLVPAAIGNVITKQNVYDIQANLIVEGANGPTTHAADAILEERDIPVLPDILANAGGVTVSYFEWLQDINRRAWSSERVNNELDQEMLAAWDDVRTEFEQRPVSWRDAAYIVALSRIGAAYDARGLWP; encoded by the coding sequence ATGTCTTCAGACACAACACCCCAGGCCGATCGCACCGAATCGAGAGACCAGTCCGACGACGCCGAATCGGCCCTGCAGACGGTCGTCGATCAGCTTTCGGAGGTGGCAGAGCAGATCGATCTCGATCCGAACGTCGTCGAGCGACTGTCACACCCGAACAGCGTCTACGAGGTCACGGTTCCGATCGAGCGAGACGACGGCTCGATCGAGGTGTTCACCGGCTATCGGGCACAACACGACAGCGTTCGCGGTCCGTACAAGGGCGGGGTGCGCTACAACCCGTCGATCACGAGGGACGAATGCGTGGCCCTCTCGATGGCGATGACGTGGAAATGCGCAGTCATGGACATCCCGTTCGGCGGGGCGAAAGGTGGCGTGCAGGCGAACCCGAAGGATCTGAGCGAGCGCGAACACGAACGGCTCACCCGACGGTTTACCCACGAAATCGGCGACATTATCGGGCCGATGACGGACATCCCCGCACCGGACATGGGAACCGATGCCCAGACGATGGCGTGGATCATGGACGCGTACAGTACCAACGTCGGCGAAACCAAGCCGGGTGTCGTGACCGGCAAGCCGATGTCGATCGGTGGCAGCGAAGGGCGTGAGGGTGCACCGGGACGCAGCGTCGCGCTGATCGCTCGAAAGGCCGCCGAATACTACGACTGGTCGCTCGACGACACCACGATCGCCGTGCAGGGGTACGGCAGCGTCGGAGCCAAAGCGGCCCGGTTGCTCGACGACTGGGGTGCTGACATCGTCGCGGTCAGCGATGTGAAAGGCGTGCGGTACGAACCCGACGGGATCGACACCATGGCGGTCCCGTCGTTCGAGGAGGAGCCGGAGGCCGTCACCGACGATGCCGACGAGGTGCTGGCACCCGAGCAGCTGTTCGAACTCGATGTCGACATGCTCGTTCCGGCAGCGATCGGGAACGTCATCACGAAGCAGAACGTCTACGACATCCAGGCGAACCTCATCGTCGAGGGGGCAAACGGGCCAACGACCCACGCGGCCGACGCGATCCTCGAAGAGCGCGATATCCCCGTACTCCCGGATATTCTGGCGAACGCCGGCGGGGTGACGGTGAGCTACTTCGAGTGGCTACAGGACATCAACCGTCGGGCGTGGTCGAGCGAGCGCGTCAACAACGAACTCGATCAGGAGATGCTCGCGGCGTGGGACGACGTCCGAACGGAGTTCGAACAGCGACCCGTCTCGTGGCGTGACGCCGCCTACATCGTCGCGCTCTCGCGCATCGGTGCCGCGTACGATGCGCGCGGACTGTGGCCGTAA
- a CDS encoding amino acid permease encodes MANSPSGAEGDASGGVSTELSRNLGLLEVTMIGIGAMIGAGVFALTGFAAGLAGPALLIAFLLNGIIAAFTAASYAELGAAFPEAGGAYSWVREALPSPYGFYTGWANWFAQAVTCALYAATFGSFFVTLVTEYSDIGLEFALLGFLTPEKIITALVVVLFGYINYRGAEETGSIGVIVTSIKIVILAVFVIFGVIATLGHADWASNYTSVSEFAPNGVTGILGAMGFVYVAFEGYDIIVQSGEEIKNPGHNIPRAIFYSLLVAVPIYLFVSFAAIGGIDVTPRLLEFAGMEGASTSIETWKLLGDLGELGIIRAAAQFVPFGFFLLIIAGLAATVSALNATLFASSRIAFSMSRDRLLPTQLSELSEKTRSPYLSIIASTTIVGIMAIALPIEIVASSSAVMFLLLFSMVNVAAIAMRRNRPDLERPFKIPYMPVIPILGIVFQLILAPFLLESQGLAIGFGEESKGFVALVTIVLWFALGVVVYLGYSSEREAEVREEETPTVVAERATESRDSQLLVPIADPESADQLMRAAVDVARERDAEIHVISVVTVAPQTPLAEGRQHVGERRELLSRAMAIGEEAGVPTQGTVRLGHDPAAAIINTVEQYDSDTVLMGWHGQGRRRRDIVLGSNVDDVVRDARCDVLVERIGEPGDVESILVPTAGGPHAEYAAEIAGSIARANDAHVEIAYVVGSDADSDARAEAEELLAQTAESVGEHDSISSQLLDGDDVVEEIVDRSGGHDLTIVGATRESLLQQLVFGAIPEEVARRADGTIIMAKRNLGITGWLRRYLGFGD; translated from the coding sequence ATGGCTAATTCACCGTCCGGAGCCGAGGGAGACGCCAGCGGCGGCGTCAGCACGGAACTCTCTCGAAATCTCGGTCTGCTCGAAGTCACGATGATCGGCATCGGTGCGATGATCGGTGCCGGCGTGTTCGCGCTGACGGGCTTTGCGGCCGGACTCGCCGGGCCCGCGCTTCTGATCGCCTTCCTGCTCAACGGGATCATCGCGGCCTTCACCGCTGCGTCCTACGCCGAGCTCGGGGCGGCGTTTCCCGAGGCCGGTGGCGCGTACAGTTGGGTGCGGGAGGCGTTGCCGAGCCCGTATGGCTTCTACACTGGCTGGGCGAACTGGTTCGCGCAGGCGGTGACGTGTGCGCTGTACGCGGCGACGTTTGGGAGTTTCTTCGTGACGCTCGTCACCGAATACTCCGATATCGGCCTCGAATTCGCCCTGCTTGGCTTTCTGACGCCGGAGAAGATCATCACCGCGCTCGTCGTGGTTCTCTTCGGCTACATCAACTACCGTGGAGCCGAGGAGACGGGTTCGATCGGCGTGATCGTGACCTCGATCAAGATCGTGATCCTCGCCGTCTTCGTGATCTTCGGCGTGATTGCGACGCTCGGCCACGCCGACTGGGCATCGAACTACACGTCGGTTTCGGAGTTCGCGCCGAACGGCGTCACCGGCATTCTCGGTGCGATGGGGTTCGTCTACGTGGCCTTCGAGGGCTACGACATCATCGTCCAGTCCGGCGAGGAGATCAAGAATCCGGGGCACAACATCCCGCGAGCGATCTTCTACTCGCTGCTCGTCGCCGTCCCGATCTATCTGTTCGTCTCCTTTGCGGCCATCGGCGGGATCGACGTCACCCCACGGCTGCTCGAGTTCGCCGGGATGGAGGGTGCGTCGACCTCGATCGAGACGTGGAAACTCCTCGGGGATCTCGGCGAGCTGGGCATCATTCGGGCGGCGGCGCAGTTCGTCCCCTTCGGCTTTTTCCTCCTCATCATCGCGGGGCTGGCCGCGACCGTGAGCGCGCTCAACGCGACGCTGTTCGCCTCAAGCCGGATCGCCTTCTCGATGAGTCGGGATCGACTCCTCCCGACGCAGCTTTCCGAACTCAGCGAGAAGACGCGCTCGCCCTATCTGTCGATCATCGCCTCGACGACGATCGTCGGGATCATGGCGATCGCACTGCCCATCGAGATCGTCGCCTCCTCCTCGGCCGTTATGTTCCTCCTGCTGTTCTCGATGGTCAACGTCGCGGCGATCGCGATGCGGCGGAATCGGCCGGACCTCGAACGGCCGTTCAAGATCCCGTATATGCCGGTGATTCCGATCCTCGGGATCGTCTTTCAGCTGATCCTCGCGCCGTTCTTGCTCGAATCGCAGGGGCTCGCGATCGGTTTCGGCGAGGAGTCGAAGGGGTTCGTCGCGCTGGTGACGATCGTGCTGTGGTTCGCGCTCGGCGTCGTCGTCTATCTCGGCTATTCGAGCGAGCGTGAAGCGGAAGTGCGCGAGGAGGAAACACCTACCGTGGTCGCCGAGCGAGCGACCGAATCACGCGACTCACAGCTGCTCGTGCCGATCGCCGATCCCGAGAGCGCCGACCAGCTCATGCGGGCCGCCGTGGACGTCGCCCGCGAGCGGGACGCGGAGATCCACGTCATCAGCGTCGTCACCGTCGCGCCTCAGACGCCCTTGGCGGAGGGTCGCCAACACGTCGGCGAACGCCGCGAGCTACTCTCGCGGGCGATGGCGATCGGGGAGGAGGCCGGCGTCCCAACGCAGGGGACGGTGCGGCTCGGTCACGATCCCGCCGCGGCGATCATCAACACCGTCGAGCAGTACGACAGCGATACCGTGCTGATGGGCTGGCACGGTCAGGGTCGCCGTCGTCGGGATATCGTGCTCGGCAGCAACGTCGACGACGTCGTCAGGGACGCACGCTGTGACGTCCTCGTCGAACGCATCGGCGAACCCGGCGACGTCGAATCGATCCTCGTGCCGACGGCAGGTGGCCCCCACGCGGAGTACGCCGCCGAGATCGCCGGCTCGATCGCACGGGCGAACGACGCGCACGTCGAAATCGCCTACGTCGTCGGGAGCGATGCCGACAGCGACGCCCGTGCTGAGGCCGAGGAGCTGCTTGCACAGACGGCGGAGTCGGTCGGCGAGCACGACTCGATCTCCTCGCAGTTGCTCGATGGCGACGACGTCGTCGAGGAGATCGTCGACCGCTCGGGCGGGCACGACCTGACGATCGTCGGCGCGACGCGGGAGAGCTTGCTCCAGCAGCTCGTCTTCGGTGCGATCCCCGAGGAGGTCGCCCGTCGCGCGGACGGAACGATCATCATGGCCAAGCGAAACCTCGGGATCACCGGCTGGCTCCGTCGATATCTCGGTTTCGGTGACTGA
- a CDS encoding galactose oxidase, whose amino-acid sequence MVDRDDQRRSRRAALRALGAGALVASAGCAFDGGSNGSDTENDSETVPETTADGERTRRPTQEQSIITTAPAATPPKTDASERMTDGRTTDERTTNERATNRTATGAAADRTANTTRTESASTNRTSESAETTAEAADLDAGWTERAPLPVVGSDAGGGVLDGKLHFFGGIETGVRLEAVARTFAYDPSAGSGGDWERLPDLPRELWGLCGVATDDALYSFGGAPTNAPYEGGPSSDAIFRYRPGDGWTELAASCPYPNWVMGGLYNPQDGLIYCVGGGTGDHDAPTATDHGFDGEGVPGTYDERRLWTFDPEADRVANPDLARMPNAKRWPTVALFSVDGDQYLHAIGGLSGTTGPTDSNFRYDVAAGEFERAQPLPRAGTYATHSNPVIDGQAYLTHGMFWEGESTIDRYKPIAHRYDPAADRFTTELSKPTHLRGGATSGVVDGTLYVVGGHIKRFDENDLHDCVDYNEAYTPARE is encoded by the coding sequence ATGGTCGACCGGGACGACCAGCGCCGCTCTCGTCGGGCGGCGCTGCGTGCACTCGGCGCTGGCGCGCTCGTGGCGAGCGCCGGCTGCGCGTTCGACGGTGGATCGAACGGTTCCGACACCGAGAACGACTCCGAAACAGTCCCCGAGACGACTGCGGACGGCGAGCGAACGCGCCGCCCGACGCAGGAGCAGTCGATCATCACGACCGCACCGGCGGCGACACCGCCGAAAACCGACGCGTCTGAGCGGATGACGGATGGGCGGACGACGGACGAACGGACGACGAACGAGCGAGCGACGAATCGCACCGCAACCGGTGCGGCGGCCGATCGAACGGCGAACACGACGCGGACCGAATCGGCAAGCACGAACCGAACGTCGGAGTCGGCAGAAACCACCGCGGAAGCAGCGGATCTCGACGCCGGCTGGACCGAGCGCGCTCCGCTGCCAGTCGTGGGAAGCGACGCGGGCGGCGGCGTGCTCGACGGCAAACTCCATTTCTTCGGCGGCATCGAGACCGGCGTTCGTCTCGAAGCGGTCGCACGGACCTTCGCGTACGACCCGAGCGCGGGATCGGGGGGCGACTGGGAGCGCCTGCCCGATCTCCCGCGAGAACTGTGGGGGCTCTGTGGCGTCGCGACCGACGACGCGCTGTACAGTTTCGGCGGCGCGCCCACCAACGCGCCCTACGAGGGCGGCCCGTCGTCGGACGCGATCTTCCGCTATCGGCCCGGCGACGGCTGGACGGAGCTCGCGGCCAGCTGTCCGTACCCGAACTGGGTGATGGGCGGGCTCTACAACCCACAGGACGGATTGATCTACTGCGTGGGCGGCGGCACCGGCGATCACGACGCCCCCACGGCGACCGACCACGGCTTCGACGGCGAGGGCGTTCCGGGAACCTACGACGAGCGACGGCTCTGGACGTTCGATCCCGAGGCGGATCGGGTGGCCAACCCGGATCTCGCCCGAATGCCGAACGCCAAGCGCTGGCCGACGGTCGCGTTGTTCTCGGTCGATGGCGATCAGTATCTCCACGCCATCGGCGGGCTGTCGGGGACGACCGGGCCGACCGACTCGAACTTCAGATACGACGTCGCGGCCGGCGAGTTCGAGCGTGCGCAGCCGTTACCGCGAGCGGGCACCTACGCGACCCACTCGAACCCGGTCATCGACGGCCAGGCCTACCTCACCCACGGCATGTTCTGGGAGGGCGAATCGACGATCGATCGTTACAAGCCGATCGCCCATCGCTACGATCCCGCCGCCGATCGCTTCACGACGGAGCTCTCGAAGCCGACCCATCTCCGCGGCGGGGCGACCTCCGGCGTCGTCGACGGCACGCTCTACGTCGTCGGCGGCCACATCAAGCGCTTCGACGAGAACGACCTCCACGACTGCGTCGATTACAACGAGGCGTACACGCCGGCCCGCGAGTAG
- a CDS encoding DUF2150 family protein, translated as MSSSTPPDEFYTEERWQNWLDRLRETDLDPDDEDAARLLWNLQEDAAIAVTKIITAFDDEELNEEMALKELADAREIVLADVDIEDEETLLLVDGVQTSLVCVFYTAELYVVEGPDDGDIETHLDAASDAEADEEFDDALDHCARAGTRIVDGATIDPALVEDVGYGPVAEWINGLGSLESALSDPELIEEDEDVA; from the coding sequence ATGAGCAGCAGTACACCCCCCGACGAGTTCTACACGGAGGAGCGCTGGCAGAACTGGCTCGATCGCCTGCGCGAGACCGATCTCGATCCCGACGACGAGGACGCCGCCCGACTGCTCTGGAACCTCCAGGAGGACGCCGCCATCGCCGTCACGAAGATCATCACCGCCTTCGACGACGAGGAGCTCAACGAGGAGATGGCGCTCAAGGAACTCGCCGACGCCCGCGAGATCGTCCTCGCCGACGTCGATATCGAGGACGAGGAGACCCTGCTGCTGGTCGACGGCGTGCAGACGTCGCTGGTCTGTGTCTTCTACACCGCCGAACTGTACGTCGTCGAAGGCCCCGACGACGGAGATATCGAAACGCATCTCGACGCCGCGAGCGATGCCGAGGCCGACGAGGAGTTCGACGACGCGCTCGACCACTGTGCACGCGCCGGCACGCGCATCGTCGACGGCGCGACGATCGATCCGGCACTCGTCGAGGACGTCGGCTACGGCCCCGTCGCCGAGTGGATCAACGGCCTCGGCAGCCTCGAAAGTGCGCTGAGCGACCCCGAACTCATCGAAGAGGACGAGGACGTCGCCTGA
- a CDS encoding TatD family hydrolase, whose amino-acid sequence MEFDTPVLDNHLHLDPANGRGMDAVQDFARSGGTHLLVVNKPSWTLGVDVEEPADFRAAFETTIDIVREASELLDGRAWPVLGVHPGLVSHLTERGYTPDEASELMQAGLDIAAEYVPSDALALKSGRPHYDVSADVWDASNRVLQHALALGAENDCAVQLHTEASEDLTEIADWAVERDLPAHRVVKHYAGGRLAGPMPSVMSEKDRLEEAAERGEPFLMETDFIDDPERPGAVLGPKTVPRRIRWLLDEGFDDAVRTAHVETPRRVYGIETLG is encoded by the coding sequence ATGGAGTTCGACACGCCGGTCCTCGACAACCATCTCCATCTCGACCCCGCGAACGGACGGGGGATGGATGCGGTGCAGGACTTCGCCCGATCGGGCGGGACGCATCTGCTCGTCGTCAACAAGCCCTCCTGGACGCTCGGTGTCGATGTCGAGGAACCTGCGGACTTTCGAGCGGCCTTCGAGACGACCATCGATATCGTTCGGGAGGCGAGTGAACTGCTCGACGGCCGGGCGTGGCCCGTTTTGGGTGTGCATCCGGGACTCGTCAGTCACCTCACCGAGCGTGGCTATACACCCGACGAAGCCAGCGAGCTGATGCAAGCTGGGCTCGACATTGCCGCCGAATACGTCCCTTCGGACGCGCTCGCGCTGAAATCCGGCCGTCCGCACTACGACGTTTCGGCGGACGTTTGGGACGCGTCGAATCGTGTCCTGCAACACGCGCTCGCACTCGGGGCCGAGAACGACTGTGCCGTCCAGCTTCACACTGAAGCGAGCGAGGATCTCACCGAGATCGCCGACTGGGCCGTCGAACGTGATCTGCCAGCTCACCGCGTCGTCAAACACTACGCCGGCGGGCGACTCGCCGGACCGATGCCGAGCGTGATGAGCGAGAAGGATCGGCTCGAAGAGGCCGCAGAGCGGGGCGAGCCCTTCCTGATGGAGACCGATTTCATCGACGATCCCGAACGCCCGGGAGCCGTGCTGGGGCCGAAGACGGTGCCGCGGCGCATCCGGTGGCTGCTCGACGAAGGGTTCGACGACGCCGTGCGAACCGCCCATGTCGAGACGCCTCGTCGAGTGTACGGGATCGAGACGCTCGGCTAA
- a CDS encoding NYN domain-containing protein, with protein sequence MRERLREAVSGSSDEPAVGLFVDGPNVLRNEFDVDLDDVRALAAERGRLSVARLYLDEHATPGLIQAAEARGFEVCITSGDVDVKLAVDATAAIDDLSLLTIASRDTDFKPVLEHAARRGVETFAIAPGEHGRSDALRNAAHDDVTLE encoded by the coding sequence ATGCGCGAGCGGCTTCGTGAGGCGGTGTCGGGATCGAGCGACGAGCCAGCGGTCGGCCTGTTCGTCGACGGTCCGAACGTCCTCAGAAACGAGTTCGACGTCGATCTCGACGACGTCCGCGCGCTCGCCGCCGAGCGCGGTCGCCTCTCGGTCGCCCGGCTCTATCTCGACGAGCACGCCACGCCGGGGCTGATCCAGGCCGCCGAGGCGCGCGGATTCGAGGTCTGCATCACCAGCGGCGACGTCGACGTCAAACTCGCCGTCGACGCGACCGCCGCGATCGATGACCTCTCGCTGCTGACGATCGCCTCGCGCGATACGGACTTCAAACCGGTGCTCGAACACGCCGCCCGCCGGGGCGTCGAGACGTTCGCCATCGCACCCGGCGAGCACGGCCGCTCGGACGCGCTGCGCAACGCTGCCCACGACGACGTAACGCTCGAATGA
- a CDS encoding S8 family serine peptidase codes for MVEKPSLDRRTVLKALGAGTLFSGVGVASASPGRQPGPKKDEILVGVSASTSDMDTTVKRAVPGNANIIHRNETLSYVAVQFPSQAPNHARENFIDAITKKDGVKYAEPNATHQSFATPSDPRFADQYAPQQVNAPAAWDTTLGDSGVKVAVIDTGVQYDHPDLSGNFDSTMGKDFADNDGDPYPDVPADEYHGTHVAGIVASATDNGTGVAGMGNSTLISGRALDESGSGSTADIADAIEWAADQGADVINMSLGGGGYTNTMKNAVSYAQSNGSLVVAAAGNNGTSSVSYPAAYNECLAVSALDSNENLASYSQYGSEIELAAPGSDVLSTTTETRGSYEKLSGTSMATPAVAGVAGLTLARWNLTNSELRSHLKNTAVNVGLSADEQGSGRVDAANAVSTDPSSGGGGGGGGNSTTTSIDGSLASWYDSKCWSYGFEYSAPSQVVVEIDGPTNADFDLYANDGTGSCPTTNSSDYRSWTPDSQETITIDSPDTSSALYVLVDSYSGNGSYTLTITETA; via the coding sequence ATGGTTGAGAAACCCTCGCTCGATCGACGAACGGTACTGAAAGCACTCGGTGCCGGAACGCTGTTTTCCGGAGTAGGCGTCGCGTCGGCGTCTCCCGGCCGGCAGCCCGGTCCGAAGAAAGACGAAATCCTCGTCGGCGTTTCGGCATCGACGAGCGATATGGATACAACTGTGAAACGGGCCGTGCCAGGCAATGCGAACATCATCCACAGAAACGAGACGCTGAGCTACGTCGCGGTACAGTTCCCGAGCCAGGCCCCAAACCACGCACGGGAGAACTTCATCGACGCGATAACGAAGAAAGACGGGGTGAAATACGCCGAGCCGAACGCGACCCACCAGTCGTTCGCTACGCCGAGCGACCCACGATTTGCCGACCAGTACGCACCACAGCAGGTCAACGCACCGGCGGCGTGGGACACGACGCTCGGCGATTCCGGAGTAAAAGTCGCCGTCATCGACACCGGTGTGCAGTACGACCATCCAGACCTGTCGGGGAACTTCGATTCCACGATGGGCAAGGATTTCGCCGACAACGACGGAGATCCGTATCCGGACGTACCGGCGGACGAGTACCACGGCACGCACGTCGCCGGCATCGTCGCCTCAGCCACCGACAACGGGACCGGCGTCGCGGGCATGGGCAACTCCACTCTCATCTCCGGACGGGCGCTTGACGAGAGCGGTTCGGGTTCGACAGCCGACATCGCCGATGCCATCGAATGGGCTGCAGATCAGGGTGCTGATGTCATCAACATGTCGCTCGGCGGGGGTGGCTACACGAACACAATGAAAAACGCCGTCTCGTACGCCCAGTCCAATGGCTCGCTGGTCGTCGCGGCGGCAGGGAACAACGGAACGAGTAGCGTGTCGTATCCGGCGGCGTACAACGAATGTCTCGCGGTTTCGGCGCTCGATTCCAACGAGAACCTCGCGTCGTACTCGCAGTACGGCAGCGAGATCGAACTCGCCGCGCCCGGCTCGGACGTGCTCTCGACGACGACCGAAACCCGTGGCAGCTACGAGAAACTCTCGGGGACGTCGATGGCGACACCTGCCGTCGCCGGGGTCGCAGGGCTGACGCTCGCCCGATGGAACCTCACCAACAGCGAGCTCCGGAGCCACCTGAAGAACACAGCGGTCAACGTGGGGCTGTCGGCTGACGAACAGGGGTCCGGGCGGGTCGATGCCGCCAATGCGGTCTCGACCGATCCTAGTAGCGGCGGTGGTGGCGGTGGTGGCGGTAACTCGACAACGACTTCGATCGATGGTTCGCTGGCGAGTTGGTACGACTCGAAATGCTGGTCGTACGGCTTCGAGTACAGTGCCCCTTCACAGGTTGTCGTCGAGATCGACGGGCCAACGAATGCGGACTTCGATCTCTACGCGAACGACGGAACCGGTTCGTGTCCGACGACGAACAGTTCAGACTACCGTTCGTGGACGCCGGACAGTCAGGAGACGATCACCATCGACAGTCCGGATACATCGAGCGCGTTGTACGTGCTCGTGGATTCGTATTCGGGCAACGGGAGCTACACGCTGACGATCACTGAAACCGCCTGA
- a CDS encoding inositol monophosphatase family protein, whose product MTETRAERAARAADVGASVALDSFRGELAVETKSTKTDLVTETDRAAQRRTIECIHEAFPDDAIVGEEADTRKTVPETGAAWIIDPIDGTNNFVRGLGIWGTVVAAVENGESVAAATVLPVLGDSYLADEEVATLNGEPIGVSAREDPETFAVTPILLGGEFGATVGALAERFGDIRRFGCSQATLAAVAGGSLDAAVATARLSPWDTVAGAHMIRCAGGTVTDLAGEPWHHDSDELIASNGEAHEELLDTLRDVAEKS is encoded by the coding sequence ATGACAGAGACCCGGGCCGAGCGCGCAGCACGAGCGGCCGACGTCGGTGCGAGCGTTGCGCTCGACTCGTTCCGCGGCGAACTCGCCGTCGAGACCAAATCGACCAAGACCGATCTCGTCACCGAGACCGATCGCGCCGCCCAACGCCGCACGATCGAGTGCATCCACGAGGCGTTCCCCGACGACGCCATCGTCGGCGAGGAGGCGGACACCAGAAAGACCGTGCCAGAGACGGGCGCGGCCTGGATCATCGACCCGATCGACGGGACGAACAACTTCGTGCGCGGGCTCGGCATCTGGGGGACGGTCGTCGCCGCCGTCGAGAACGGCGAGTCGGTCGCCGCGGCCACGGTATTACCCGTTCTCGGCGATAGCTATCTCGCCGACGAGGAGGTGGCGACGCTCAACGGCGAGCCGATCGGCGTGAGCGCGCGCGAGGATCCGGAGACGTTCGCGGTCACGCCGATCCTCCTCGGCGGCGAGTTCGGGGCCACGGTGGGCGCGCTCGCCGAGCGCTTCGGCGATATCCGCCGGTTCGGTTGCTCACAGGCGACGCTCGCGGCGGTCGCCGGCGGCTCGCTCGACGCCGCCGTCGCCACCGCGCGCTTGAGCCCGTGGGATACGGTCGCGGGCGCGCACATGATCCGGTGTGCCGGCGGGACGGTGACCGATCTCGCTGGCGAACCCTGGCACCACGACAGCGACGAACTGATCGCCTCGAACGGCGAAGCACACGAGGAACTCCTCGACACGCTGCGTGACGTCGCCGAAAAATCGTAG
- the gcvT gene encoding glycine cleavage system aminomethyltransferase GcvT: MALRTPPLGAAHESRDAKVTEFGGWEMPVEFDSIRTEHESVREGVGKFDVSHMGEIVVSGPDADELMNRLTSNDVRTVDAGTAQYAAITDSEGVILDDTMLYRLPESRDEEFLFVPNAGNDVAMEERWESHRDEWNLDATVENRTEEYAMIAVQGPDSADLVAEATGDDALAELPNFAAIDTTIAGSEGLLARTGYTGEDGFEVIFPSADAEAVWEAFDCQPCGLGARDTLRMEAGLLLAGQDFDSEENPRNPYEAGIGFAVDTDTEFVGRDALAAVEESGPDERLVGFELDERAVPRHGYDIQSSDGEAIGTVTSGTMAPTLGVPIGLGYVPADHTEPGTDIGIVVRGEAKDAHITALPFYER, encoded by the coding sequence ATGGCGCTTCGTACACCACCACTGGGTGCGGCCCACGAGAGCCGCGACGCGAAAGTCACCGAGTTCGGCGGCTGGGAGATGCCCGTCGAGTTCGACTCGATCCGCACCGAACACGAGAGCGTCCGCGAGGGGGTCGGCAAGTTCGACGTCTCGCATATGGGTGAGATCGTCGTTTCGGGCCCCGACGCCGACGAACTGATGAACCGACTCACCAGCAACGACGTCCGCACGGTCGACGCCGGCACGGCACAGTACGCGGCGATCACCGATTCCGAGGGAGTGATCCTCGACGACACGATGCTGTACCGATTGCCCGAAAGTCGCGACGAGGAGTTCCTGTTCGTGCCGAACGCGGGCAACGACGTCGCGATGGAGGAGCGCTGGGAGTCCCACCGCGACGAGTGGAATCTCGACGCCACGGTCGAGAACCGCACCGAGGAGTACGCGATGATCGCGGTTCAGGGACCCGACTCCGCCGATCTCGTTGCCGAGGCGACCGGCGACGACGCGCTCGCGGAACTCCCGAACTTTGCGGCGATCGATACGACGATCGCCGGGAGCGAGGGATTGCTCGCGCGCACGGGCTACACCGGCGAGGACGGCTTCGAGGTGATCTTCCCGTCGGCGGACGCCGAGGCGGTCTGGGAGGCGTTCGACTGCCAGCCCTGTGGGCTCGGCGCGCGCGACACGCTGCGCATGGAGGCCGGCCTCCTGCTCGCCGGCCAGGACTTCGATAGCGAGGAGAACCCCCGGAACCCCTACGAGGCGGGCATCGGGTTCGCGGTCGACACCGACACCGAGTTCGTCGGTCGGGACGCGCTCGCCGCGGTCGAGGAATCGGGGCCCGACGAACGACTCGTCGGCTTCGAACTCGACGAGCGCGCGGTGCCCCGCCACGGCTACGATATTCAAAGCAGCGACGGGGAGGCGATCGGCACGGTGACGAGCGGGACGATGGCCCCTACCCTCGGGGTGCCGATCGGACTCGGCTACGTCCCCGCCGACCACACCGAGCCGGGAACTGACATCGGCATCGTCGTCCGCGGCGAGGCGAAAGATGCACATATCACGGCGCTCCCGTTCTACGAACGATGA